Sequence from the Terriglobales bacterium genome:
GCGGCTGATGTCGGTGCGCATCCCCGAGGTGGGCTGGGCGAAGATCGGGGCGCGCAACATCCCGTGCAGCGAGATCGGCGGCGACTTCTACGACGTGGTGCGCACGCCCGACGGCCTGGCGCTCATCGTCTGCGACGTCTGCGGCAAGGGCATGAGCGCGGCGCTGCTGGCCTCCATCCTGCAGGGCATGCTGTATTCCAACCTGAGCGCGGGCATGGCGCTGCGCGACATCGTGGCGCACGCCAACCGCTTCCTCTGCCAGCGCGACCTGAGCGAGCGCTACGCCACCATGGTCATCGTGAAGCTGGCCTCCGACGGGCGCGCCGAGTACATCGACTGCGGGCAGGTCAGCCCGCTGGTCGTCCACGGCGGCCAGGTGCTGCGGCCCGCCGTCGCCAACGTCCCGGTGGGGATGATCGAGAGCGCGCACTACGAGAGCGGCGCCTTCCAGCTCGCCCCCGGCGACCGCATGTTGCTGGTGACCGACGGCGTGACCGAGGCCGAGGACCGGAACTTCGAGTTCTTCGGCGAGGAGCGGCTGGAGAAGCTCGCGCTCGAGCGCCGCCCCATCGAGACGATCTTCGAGGCCATCCAGGAGCATCGCGAGCACCGCCCGCTGGCCGACGACGTGACGCTGCTCGAGCTGGAATATACCGGCTAAGGAGGACAGGATGAAGAAGATCCTCATCGCAGTCGCTCTCGTGCTGATCGTGCCCATCGTGCTCGGCAACGTCACGGCGCGGGTGCTGGAGGTGGTCAGCCCCGCCCCCGCGGCGCCCCTGATCGCCAACCTGAAGCACGTCCGGATGCAGACCCGGATCGCGCTCGGCGTGATCGGCGTGTACTACGCAGGAGTCGTCGTGGCGTGGCTCGTGCTGCGGAAGAAGAAGCAGAAGGCCGCGGCTGCGTCGGCGCCATAGCGAGCTGAGACGGAACGAAAAGGCGGGCGAGGCCGCCCGCCCCCCACGAGTCTTCTTCTTACGGGCCCGCGTCGATGATGATGTGCGGGTCGCTCTCCTGCGCGCCGCCCTTCTTCTTGTACTCCGTCAGGATCAGACGATACTTCCACCCGGGCTTGACGTTGGCGTCGAGTTCGCCGCTGTCCCAATCGTTCTTGTGCGGGTTCTTGGCATTGGGAAAGGGATTTTTCACGGTCGCGCCGGGGCAGGCTTCGATGGTGATCTGGAAGTCGTCGTTGTGGCCATTGCCCTGGACCACCCGGATCTTCTTGAACTTGCCGTTGCCGGGATTGCCCGTCATCTTGACGATGATGGCGTTCTCCGGGTTGAAGTGGGCGCAGGTGTGATCGTCGCCGGTCTCGGCGGCGATCTGGCCGGTGGTGAGCTTGCAGGCCTGGCCCTGCGGACCGTCCGGGCTGCAATTCGGGTTGCCGGCGACCTTGGGTGGCGGCGTGGGCGTCGGTGTCGGGCTGGGTGACGATGAAGGCGCTTCCTGCTTCCCGCAGCCTGCCACCAGCAGGAGCAACGCCGTAAGGATGGCGATCAGGAACCTGGTCGTTCGTGTCATCTGCTTCCTTCCTCCCTGGAGTTCAGAACAGCCTGGCCGGTGGCCTTGGATCAGAACTTCTGCTTCGGCTGCGGTCGAGCGAGCAGCGCCTGGAACCGCGGGTCGTTCCGCAAGCTGTCGAACTCGGGCGCGGCGCGCAGTTCGGCCGGCGAGTATCCGCGGGCAGCGGCGCGCTCCAGCATGGTCAGCGCCTGCCCGCGATCGCCCAGCTGGTTGTACACGATGGCGCCCTGGAATTGCGCTTCCGGGTCGTCGGGGCGGAGCTTGAACGCGGTGTTGAGGTGCGCGAGCGCATCGGCGCGCTCGCCGAGCATGGCGTGGTCGGTGGCCATGAGGATGTGGACGTCGGCGTCGTTGGGGTTCACCTTCAGGTCCTGGTCGCCGGCGGCGATGGCGCGGCGGTAGGCGCTCTCGGCGTCGGCGCGGCGCCCGGGCGCCCAATAGTAGGCGCGCGCCAGGTTGCCGAGCACGATGTACTGCTGGCTGCCGAGCGAGGCGCCCTGCTCGAACGCGGTGATGGCGGCCGGGTAGTTGCGCTGGTAAAGCTGGGCGGTGCCGAGGTTGGAGTAGGCGCTCCAGGTGGGGCGGATGCTGATGGCGCGCTGCAATGCCTCGATGGCCGCCGGGTAGTCCCCGGTGACGACGAGGGCGCCGCCGAGCGAGGACCAGGGCCGCGGCGAGTCGGGCGAGAGCTCGGTGGCGCGGCGCAGTTGCGCGATGGCGTCGGCGTAGCGCGCCTGCTGCGCGTAGAGGACGCCCAGGCGGTAGTAGCCGGCGTAGTACTGCGGACGCACCTGGATGGCCTTCTGCAATGTGCGCTCCGCTTCGTCCATGCGGCCGAGCAGCTTGTAGGCGTCGGCGAGATCGCGGAAGGCGTCGTCGCTGGTGGGCTCGTAGGTGGTGGCGAGGTCAAACTCGGCGGCGGCGTCCTTGTAGGCGCCGGTGCCCATCAGGACTTCGCCCAGGCAGATGTGGCCGACGGCGAGGCCGGGATCGAGTTCGAGCGAGCGCCGGCAATTCTGGTTCGCGCTCGTCACCCACTGGCGATCTTTGGTGGTGCGGTACTTCATCCAGTAGGACTGCCCGAGGCCGGCATAGGCGGCGGCGTAATCGCCATCGAGCTTCACCGCGCGGTTGAAGGCGTCGAGCGCGGCGTCGAGCCCTTCGGGCCGGTCGGGGTTCTGCAGGTAGCCGAGACCCTTGAGGTAGTCGTCGTAGGCTTCGCGCACGTCGGTGCCGTGGGCGCCCAGGTGCTCGCGCTCCTTCTCGTGGATCTCGAGCTCCAGCATGCGGACCGCGCCCTGCACCACCTGGTCCTCGAGCGCGAACGGGTCGCCGACGGGAACCGTGATGGTGTCGGAGCGGACGAGGCGCTTGGTGGCGGCGTCGACCAGCGAGTAGTTCACGCGCAAGGTGTCGCCCGCGCGCTGCAGGCTGCCTTCGATCACCAGGTTCACGCCCAGCTCGCGGCGGGCTTTCTCGGCGCTATCGATCTTGAGCGAATGGATCTCG
This genomic interval carries:
- a CDS encoding protein kinase: MDEKKPTAVTSLPTDELATAAAGRYVFVARIGVGGMGEVYRAEDTRLKRPVAIKRLPIQKREDERLRSRLQAEAERTSALNHPNVAVIYDVLEEQRDYLIVMEYVEGQTLRERLHGGDASRPMAIEEFFRLAIQAADGLAAAHEKGIVHCDIKPENIMLTGSAGSDAAPQVKILDFGIARHMAAGEDPTQTGMRAGIAGTPGYVSPEVILGEPPSARADIFALGVTFYEMLAGHHPFLTGNPLGAVQRILHDDAPSISKPPTRYPAALEKIVGRMLAKEPERRYASAAELAKDLRAAQTDLVLQPAAKRRTRNAILLTAALVAILAGAIFTPLFVWKRPKPIGVSRIPQKHLAVLPFRAIGERAEDQAYGDGLTETLSAKLTSLTAAHQLQVAPPSEIHSLKIDSAEKARRELGVNLVIEGSLQRAGDTLRVNYSLVDAATKRLVRSDTITVPVGDPFALEDQVVQGAVRMLELEIHEKEREHLGAHGTDVREAYDDYLKGLGYLQNPDRPEGLDAALDAFNRAVKLDGDYAAAYAGLGQSYWMKYRTTKDRQWVTSANQNCRRSLELDPGLAVGHICLGEVLMGTGAYKDAAAEFDLATTYEPTSDDAFRDLADAYKLLGRMDEAERTLQKAIQVRPQYYAGYYRLGVLYAQQARYADAIAQLRRATELSPDSPRPWSSLGGALVVTGDYPAAIEALQRAISIRPTWSAYSNLGTAQLYQRNYPAAITAFEQGASLGSQQYIVLGNLARAYYWAPGRRADAESAYRRAIAAGDQDLKVNPNDADVHILMATDHAMLGERADALAHLNTAFKLRPDDPEAQFQGAIVYNQLGDRGQALTMLERAAARGYSPAELRAAPEFDSLRNDPRFQALLARPQPKQKF